In a genomic window of Lacrimispora sp. BS-2:
- a CDS encoding ABC-2 family transporter protein has translation MKKIYYLLRITFITKFAYIKAFWFNLFGTIVSILIYYFLWKSVFLSRNELKGFTMAEMTTYVILSRILSSQFSGGINRELSEWIYKGNIIIELLRPINLITTLLSKRIGEFLFFLIFKGVPAGALGIFILNGVLPLDPIKFILFFLSIIISIGILFWIEVMVGLISLFTLNSYGVSSTKNALLSILSGGVIPLFLFPEKISVFLNYLPFAGMVSIPINIYLGKYNLIQSLKYIGLQVIWAFLLGILTVILYNSVIKKVVVQGG, from the coding sequence ATGAAAAAAATTTATTATTTATTACGTATAACATTTATAACCAAGTTTGCATATATAAAAGCATTCTGGTTTAATCTTTTTGGAACAATTGTATCTATTTTAATTTATTACTTTCTATGGAAGTCCGTATTTCTCTCGAGAAATGAGTTGAAAGGATTTACAATGGCTGAGATGACAACATATGTCATTCTATCAAGAATTTTGTCTTCACAGTTTTCAGGAGGAATTAATCGAGAATTATCTGAATGGATCTACAAGGGAAATATTATCATTGAATTATTACGACCTATAAATCTAATAACTACACTTTTAAGTAAGCGGATAGGAGAATTTTTATTTTTCTTAATTTTTAAAGGTGTACCAGCTGGAGCATTAGGTATTTTTATACTAAATGGAGTTCTTCCTCTTGATCCAATAAAATTTATATTATTTTTCTTAAGCATTATTATTTCAATTGGTATATTATTTTGGATAGAAGTTATGGTTGGCTTAATCTCTCTATTCACATTAAATTCGTATGGAGTCTCTTCAACTAAAAATGCGCTTTTATCAATTTTATCCGGAGGCGTGATCCCTCTATTTTTATTTCCAGAAAAAATATCTGTCTTTTTAAATTATCTGCCTTTTGCCGGAATGGTTTCTATCCCAATTAATATATATCTCGGAAAATATAATTTGATACAGTCGCTAAAATACATTGGTCTCCAAGTGATATGGGCATTTCTCTTGGGAATATTAACGGTAATATTGTATAATTCTGTAATTAAAAAAGTCGTTGTACAAGGAGGTTGA
- a CDS encoding glycosyltransferase: MKISVCMIVKDEEDYIRECLDSVSKFAWEIIVVDTGSIDKTKEIAESFTNKIYNYPFKGNFAEARNYSLSHAKGDWILVLDADERIDYKNFQIMQHEVEMADEQVWGLRLQKYNFFKNGGWYISSALRFFKNDNVVFNGKINESVSESIKAHGGKTINSKAYINHVGHTKSFESRCRKNEQYISIFKQRLMDQEEDCGLLGYLAVLYRAQGDFSTALNLCDKGDKIINADKSLLFQLFSGHIYKGIGRFEEALKRYKQAEVLDPEDTTILSNIGVILLCMQKYKEAVTFLESASHRFPHAYYLMVNLGLAYQFDEQYDKALKCFEEAEKGNQYFAYEHKVAKLEQDSLYVYYLETIPHYAGLRYHKAYCTVLANNKL; encoded by the coding sequence ATGAAAATTAGTGTATGTATGATAGTAAAAGATGAAGAGGATTATATTAGAGAATGCCTGGATTCAGTATCAAAATTTGCATGGGAAATTATTGTAGTTGATACTGGTTCTATAGATAAAACGAAGGAAATAGCAGAAAGTTTTACAAATAAAATTTATAATTATCCATTTAAAGGTAACTTTGCTGAAGCTAGAAACTATTCATTAAGCCATGCCAAAGGAGATTGGATCTTAGTATTAGATGCAGATGAAAGAATTGATTACAAAAACTTTCAGATTATGCAACATGAGGTAGAAATGGCAGATGAACAAGTATGGGGGCTAAGGTTGCAAAAATATAATTTCTTTAAAAATGGGGGGTGGTATATAAGTAGTGCTTTACGCTTTTTCAAAAATGATAATGTAGTCTTCAACGGAAAAATTAATGAATCAGTAAGTGAAAGTATAAAAGCTCATGGAGGTAAAACGATAAATAGTAAAGCTTATATTAATCACGTTGGACATACAAAGTCTTTTGAAAGTCGTTGTAGGAAAAATGAACAGTATATATCAATTTTTAAACAGAGATTGATGGATCAAGAGGAAGACTGCGGATTATTAGGATACTTAGCAGTACTTTATAGGGCGCAGGGGGATTTTTCAACAGCTTTAAACTTATGCGATAAAGGAGATAAAATTATAAATGCAGATAAGTCTCTTTTATTTCAGTTATTTTCAGGACATATATATAAAGGTATTGGTCGGTTTGAAGAAGCTTTAAAAAGATACAAACAGGCAGAAGTGCTTGATCCGGAAGATACTACGATACTTAGTAATATAGGTGTAATTTTGTTATGTATGCAAAAATACAAAGAAGCAGTTACTTTTTTGGAAAGTGCCTCTCATAGATTTCCTCATGCTTATTATCTGATGGTCAATTTAGGGTTAGCATATCAATTTGATGAGCAATACGATAAGGCTTTAAAGTGCTTTGAAGAAGCGGAGAAAGGGAATCAATATTTTGCATATGAACATAAAGTGGCTAAATTGGAACAAGACTCTCTTTATGTATATTATTTAGAAACAATTCCGCATTATGCTGGATTAAGATATCATAAAGCATATTGTACTGTATTAGCAAATAATAAATTATAA
- a CDS encoding ATP-binding cassette domain-containing protein — protein MQILVENLVKEYRRKKNPETLIKTLHSMFQPDYEVIRAVDDISFSIETGESVGYVGPNGSGKSTTIKMLSGVLTPSSGNISISGLSPVKNRKVINKKMGVVFGNRSVLWWDIPVIESFRVLQKLYEIPEKTFKDNLDLFSEVIGIGALLGIPERQLSLGQKMRCNIAAAFLHNPDIIYLDEPTIGLDSESKIKIREFIGKIKAERNTTFLVTSHDFQDIESLCERIILINHGQIVVDEKIDFIRKKFDNKKQMKFEIDHNPWISKSDFPLYGTKLLHQTDHTITLECETRLTDIMSVIGSISQLCEIKDLSINGQDIESIIREIVKGDNL, from the coding sequence ATGCAAATCTTAGTAGAGAATTTAGTTAAAGAATATCGCAGAAAAAAGAATCCTGAAACTTTAATAAAAACACTCCATTCCATGTTTCAACCAGATTATGAAGTAATCCGTGCTGTTGATGATATTAGTTTTTCTATTGAAACTGGAGAATCAGTAGGTTATGTAGGCCCCAATGGAAGCGGAAAATCAACTACAATCAAGATGCTATCAGGAGTATTAACCCCATCATCAGGAAATATTAGCATAAGCGGATTAAGTCCAGTTAAAAATAGAAAAGTCATAAATAAAAAAATGGGAGTAGTTTTTGGAAATCGGTCAGTATTATGGTGGGATATTCCTGTTATAGAATCATTCCGCGTTCTACAAAAATTATATGAAATTCCCGAAAAAACTTTTAAAGATAACTTAGACTTATTCTCAGAAGTTATCGGCATAGGGGCACTTTTAGGTATTCCAGAACGCCAGCTTTCCTTGGGACAAAAAATGAGATGTAATATTGCTGCCGCGTTTTTACATAATCCAGATATCATTTATTTAGATGAACCTACTATCGGTCTAGACAGTGAATCAAAAATAAAAATACGTGAATTTATTGGTAAAATAAAAGCTGAACGTAATACTACTTTTCTTGTAACGTCACACGACTTTCAGGATATAGAATCGCTTTGTGAACGCATCATCTTAATTAATCATGGCCAAATTGTGGTTGATGAAAAAATAGATTTTATACGCAAAAAATTCGATAATAAAAAACAAATGAAATTTGAAATAGATCATAACCCATGGATATCAAAAAGTGACTTTCCCTTGTATGGAACAAAACTTTTACACCAGACAGATCATACTATTACTTTAGAATGCGAAACCAGATTAACTGATATAATGTCAGTAATAGGATCTATATCACAATTGTGTGAAATCAAGGATTTATCCATCAATGGACAGGATATTGAGTCTATTATACGGGAAATAGTAAAAGGAGATAATCTATAA
- a CDS encoding spore photoproduct lyase family protein: protein MFPDKIYYEPESLEYELGKCLKEKYSTIPWIPIKSHNKIDELRTRPNSDFPAMKHHLIIGVRKTHNYVPNHKVSDFLVPYTSSGCTAMCHYCYLVCNYNKCAYLRLFVNREQMLKKIMDHGARSEKNYTYEIGSNSDLVLENTITGNLAWTIENFSKSNYGFLTFPTKFNKVEPLLGICHGGRVIMRMSVNPQPIITRFEPGTSGLDARITALNSMCDAGYRVGLLIAPIIMTEDWKDLYSQLIDTLSDRLSKKVREQAPIEIIFMTYSYVQNAINTEAFPQAERLYDKELMTGRGRGKYCYRDDLRSSGEQFLRQQIEEKLRGMTILYVV, encoded by the coding sequence ATGTTTCCAGATAAGATTTATTACGAACCAGAATCCCTTGAATATGAGTTGGGTAAGTGTCTAAAGGAAAAATACAGCACAATTCCATGGATTCCTATTAAGAGCCACAATAAAATAGACGAGCTGCGAACCCGCCCAAACAGTGATTTTCCGGCCATGAAGCACCATCTCATCATAGGAGTCCGCAAAACCCACAACTACGTTCCCAATCATAAAGTATCGGATTTTCTTGTACCTTATACCTCGTCCGGCTGCACCGCCATGTGCCACTACTGCTATCTGGTGTGTAACTACAACAAATGCGCTTATTTGCGTTTGTTTGTAAACCGGGAGCAGATGCTGAAAAAAATCATGGACCACGGGGCCCGCTCTGAAAAAAATTATACCTATGAGATAGGAAGCAACAGTGATCTTGTTCTTGAAAATACCATAACCGGAAATCTGGCATGGACAATTGAAAATTTCAGTAAGAGCAACTATGGATTTCTCACCTTCCCAACGAAATTCAATAAGGTAGAACCCCTTCTTGGCATCTGCCACGGTGGCCGTGTCATCATGCGGATGAGTGTCAATCCCCAGCCCATCATCACCCGGTTTGAACCGGGTACCTCCGGCTTAGATGCCAGAATTACCGCCTTAAACAGTATGTGTGACGCCGGATACCGGGTAGGACTTTTGATTGCTCCCATCATTATGACCGAAGACTGGAAAGATCTGTATTCTCAACTGATTGATACGCTCTCAGACCGGCTTTCCAAAAAGGTAAGGGAACAGGCACCCATTGAAATCATTTTCATGACCTACAGCTATGTTCAAAACGCAATCAACACAGAGGCATTTCCTCAGGCAGAACGCCTTTATGACAAAGAACTCATGACCGGGCGGGGAAGGGGAAAATACTGCTACCGTGATGATTTAAGAAGCAGCGGGGAACAGTTTTTAAGACAGCAAATCGAAGAAAAGCTAAGAGGGATGACGATTTTATATGTAGTTTAA
- a CDS encoding glycosyltransferase, with protein sequence MKTRKAIGAIILCGNKYLLVNKIKNSNVKDTLPENGIWDFVKGGIEESESLNEALYRELYEELGSNNFKIIRRLASDLYFKFPPHVAEKNGIKDQITYFFLVEYCGKECELQVDGIEIAKVAFLDEFEVAEKLSHVESKVFFTDYLYLNQLFLEEKINAFSGDIYILGNEKKILEVSREINNVGIKSKVLDLGKKNSICLEKDLIVICHNKYKEFEELKDYIGSYNEQWENICISYFEFYQLLVSNLKLNMNAVNHYIPQDNKVLITLQFGFVMGGLESWAANLYHSSFCNNKETLFVNIKYPFLQFDYVGPDFYKIPPTSVLNLDSGTGFINNVKELVRILLKERPKFIIDNGSIEMLAALQVLDKNYDIKVIHVVHSDSEFMYIQSIWYQKYIDIFWCVSKEIYSELMTRLPERCNDIKIKNQYPIPQEDSLKKEDIQNKVHIAYAGRLDKTVKRSDLLIDLLKNMESKQIKYQLHIAGTGECYKEIEEFVIESKLTDKVIFYGQISYEDMKCFWKEKHVFVNFSIKEGTSLSMLEAMANGVVPIVTKTSGVEELVKDNKNGFIVRSVKDSSDIIHKLVSNRNDFEKLSKSCFDTITMKREKAEEFPI encoded by the coding sequence ATGAAAACCAGAAAAGCAATAGGGGCGATCATATTATGTGGTAATAAGTATTTATTAGTAAATAAGATAAAAAACTCTAATGTTAAAGATACTTTACCTGAAAACGGGATCTGGGATTTTGTAAAAGGTGGTATTGAAGAATCTGAGAGTTTAAATGAGGCATTATATAGAGAACTATATGAAGAACTTGGAAGTAATAATTTTAAAATCATAAGAAGATTAGCAAGTGATTTGTATTTCAAGTTCCCACCTCATGTTGCAGAAAAGAACGGAATTAAAGATCAGATAACATATTTCTTTTTAGTAGAATACTGTGGAAAAGAATGCGAGCTTCAAGTAGATGGAATTGAAATCGCTAAAGTGGCTTTTCTTGATGAATTTGAAGTTGCTGAAAAATTATCCCATGTAGAATCAAAAGTATTTTTTACAGATTATCTTTATTTAAATCAACTTTTTTTAGAAGAGAAAATTAATGCTTTTTCAGGTGATATTTATATATTAGGAAATGAAAAAAAAATATTAGAGGTTTCTAGAGAAATCAATAATGTAGGAATAAAGAGTAAAGTATTGGATCTAGGTAAAAAAAATAGCATTTGTTTAGAGAAAGACTTAATTGTAATTTGTCATAATAAATATAAAGAGTTTGAAGAGCTTAAAGATTATATTGGAAGTTATAATGAGCAATGGGAAAATATATGTATTTCTTATTTTGAGTTTTATCAATTATTAGTTTCAAATTTAAAGTTAAACATGAATGCTGTTAATCATTATATTCCACAAGATAATAAAGTGTTAATAACATTACAATTTGGTTTTGTTATGGGGGGGTTAGAATCCTGGGCGGCTAATTTATATCACTCTTCCTTTTGCAATAATAAAGAAACATTATTTGTAAATATAAAATATCCATTTTTACAATTTGATTATGTCGGCCCTGATTTTTATAAGATTCCGCCAACAAGTGTTTTAAATTTAGATTCAGGCACTGGATTTATTAATAATGTAAAGGAACTGGTTAGGATTTTACTAAAGGAAAGGCCAAAATTCATTATAGATAATGGAAGTATTGAAATGTTAGCAGCATTACAGGTTTTAGACAAAAATTATGATATTAAAGTGATCCATGTTGTACATTCGGATAGTGAGTTTATGTATATACAAAGCATATGGTATCAAAAATATATTGATATTTTCTGGTGTGTTAGTAAAGAGATTTATTCTGAGTTGATGACACGTCTGCCTGAAAGATGTAATGATATAAAAATCAAAAATCAATATCCAATTCCTCAAGAAGATTCTTTAAAAAAGGAAGATATCCAGAATAAAGTTCACATTGCATATGCAGGCAGATTGGATAAAACAGTAAAAAGAAGTGATTTACTAATTGATCTATTAAAAAATATGGAATCTAAGCAAATAAAATATCAATTGCATATTGCTGGTACAGGAGAATGTTATAAAGAGATAGAAGAATTTGTAATAGAATCGAAATTAACTGATAAAGTAATTTTTTATGGACAGATATCTTATGAAGATATGAAGTGTTTTTGGAAAGAAAAACATGTATTTGTTAATTTCTCTATAAAAGAAGGAACCTCACTATCTATGCTAGAAGCAATGGCAAACGGAGTTGTTCCTATTGTTACAAAGACAAGCGGAGTTGAAGAATTAGTTAAAGACAATAAAAATGGTTTTATTGTACGATCAGTAAAAGACAGTTCTGATATTATACATAAGTTAGTCTCCAATAGAAATGATTTTGAAAAATTAAGCAAATCTTGTTTTGATACCATTACAATGAAACGTGAAAAGGCTGAGGAATTTCCTATATAA
- the istB gene encoding IS21-like element helper ATPase IstB: MNDSLQEKIKKLHLAGILQTADMRAEQAAKEQMSYIEFLELLINDENLNRSRNRRNDLMKRSRMPQHKTMEEFNFSWQPCLNRQVIYSLGTCEFIRKKENIAFIGLPGTGKTHLSIALGIKAIEQGYTVLFTTLSEMMEDLYISRADNSFRQKLKKYISPDLLVIDEFGLKKLGQTNVDDLYEVISKRYEVTSTIITSNKQFDEWGSILFDPVLATAILDRFVHHCSFIAIEGESYRMKERERISAVKRRGRPKKESAENGTNERMGKMEDSGDL, translated from the coding sequence ATGAATGATTCATTACAGGAAAAGATTAAAAAGCTCCATCTTGCCGGAATTCTCCAAACGGCGGATATGCGGGCAGAACAGGCAGCAAAGGAGCAGATGTCCTATATCGAATTTCTTGAACTGCTTATAAACGATGAAAACCTTAACCGCTCAAGAAACAGACGCAACGATCTAATGAAGCGTTCACGTATGCCCCAGCACAAAACGATGGAAGAATTCAACTTTTCATGGCAGCCCTGCCTAAATCGTCAGGTCATCTATTCCCTTGGAACCTGCGAGTTTATCAGGAAAAAAGAAAATATAGCTTTTATCGGACTTCCCGGAACCGGAAAGACCCATCTCTCCATCGCGCTTGGCATCAAAGCCATTGAGCAGGGGTATACGGTGCTGTTCACCACACTTTCGGAAATGATGGAGGATTTATACATCTCCCGTGCGGACAACTCTTTCCGTCAGAAACTGAAGAAATACATTTCACCGGATTTGCTGGTGATTGATGAGTTTGGTCTCAAGAAGCTGGGTCAGACAAATGTGGACGACCTTTATGAAGTGATCTCTAAAAGATACGAGGTAACCTCTACCATCATCACTTCCAATAAGCAGTTTGATGAATGGGGGAGTATTCTTTTTGATCCGGTGCTGGCAACAGCTATCCTTGACCGTTTTGTGCATCACTGCAGCTTTATTGCCATAGAAGGTGAAAGCTACCGGATGAAAGAAAGGGAGCGGATCAGTGCTGTGAAACGGCGGGGCAGACCGAAAAAAGAGAGCGCAGAAAATGGAACAAATGAACGAATGGGCAAAATGGAAGATAGCGGGGATTTATGA
- the istA gene encoding IS21 family transposase: MLEVDMKTTIMTLYQKGYNKTQIGKMLGVDRKTVRKVLREETQGKELLQETQEGTWPSMLDEYREYIEIQLSKELSITRIHQDLQKEFGVACGYTTLRDYVKKIRKSQPHAYMVLHSLPGEEAQVDFGYIGTLKVNGTPRKAWIFVMSLSYSRYMYVAVTLDQSVQTFIRCHTEAFRYFGGVPQTVKIDNLKAAIVEADFYEPTVQRTYAAFAGHYGFLPNPCRVYTPTDKGKVESNVKYVKENCFKGRDFKELEHAKLFLLSWLKETANRRIHGTTGRKPETVYLETEKAYLKPLPAQDFLFSKSGTATVRTDCHIVHGGNYYSVPYTYIGMDVDVIEVNHLLKIYHAGKEIALHSLCENAKGEHVTDKKHYPSTKTITQEELLSSYREKMAEVGSGALAFLEAFKDTDMYQCHHYRSISGILALRKKYGEDAIDKACKRACHYGNITYRAVKRICESGLYNLPLEDAQESSMEGRSKIRNLSDYRQMTGLGVISHE; the protein is encoded by the coding sequence ATGCTGGAGGTAGACATGAAAACTACAATTATGACTCTGTATCAGAAAGGATATAACAAAACCCAGATTGGGAAGATGCTTGGCGTTGACAGAAAAACCGTACGCAAAGTGCTCAGGGAAGAAACGCAGGGAAAGGAGCTGCTACAGGAAACACAGGAGGGAACCTGGCCATCCATGCTGGATGAATACCGGGAATACATAGAAATCCAGTTATCCAAGGAATTGTCCATTACCCGCATCCACCAGGATCTGCAAAAAGAGTTCGGAGTTGCCTGCGGTTATACCACCCTGCGTGATTATGTGAAAAAAATAAGGAAATCCCAGCCTCACGCCTACATGGTGCTGCATTCCCTGCCAGGCGAAGAGGCACAGGTGGATTTCGGCTATATCGGAACTTTGAAAGTAAATGGAACACCCCGTAAAGCATGGATATTTGTCATGTCTTTGAGCTACTCCCGATACATGTACGTCGCTGTTACTCTGGATCAGAGCGTGCAGACCTTCATCCGGTGCCACACAGAAGCATTCCGGTACTTTGGCGGAGTTCCCCAGACCGTAAAGATTGACAACTTAAAGGCTGCTATCGTAGAAGCAGACTTTTATGAGCCGACTGTGCAGCGTACCTATGCCGCTTTTGCCGGTCACTATGGTTTCCTGCCCAATCCCTGCCGGGTATACACACCAACCGATAAAGGGAAAGTAGAATCGAACGTGAAATACGTAAAAGAAAACTGCTTTAAGGGACGGGATTTTAAAGAGCTTGAGCACGCAAAGCTGTTTCTCCTGTCATGGCTGAAAGAAACGGCAAACCGCCGGATACACGGGACAACCGGCCGAAAACCGGAGACCGTATATCTTGAGACAGAAAAAGCATATTTAAAGCCGCTCCCTGCACAGGATTTTCTCTTTTCAAAATCCGGGACAGCAACCGTAAGGACAGACTGCCATATCGTTCATGGCGGCAATTATTATTCTGTGCCTTACACTTATATCGGAATGGATGTGGATGTCATCGAAGTGAATCATTTACTGAAGATCTACCATGCCGGAAAAGAGATCGCCCTCCACAGCCTGTGCGAAAATGCAAAGGGCGAACATGTGACGGATAAGAAGCATTACCCATCTACCAAAACAATAACACAGGAGGAGCTTTTGTCAAGCTACCGCGAAAAAATGGCGGAGGTGGGGTCAGGCGCACTGGCATTTTTGGAAGCATTTAAGGATACAGATATGTACCAGTGCCATCATTACCGGAGCATTTCCGGTATCCTGGCACTCCGGAAAAAATATGGGGAGGATGCTATAGACAAAGCCTGTAAAAGGGCATGCCATTATGGGAACATTACCTACCGGGCAGTAAAAAGGATCTGCGAAAGCGGTCTGTATAATCTTCCGCTGGAAGATGCACAGGAATCGTCTATGGAGGGAAGAAGCAAAATCAGAAATCTGTCTGATTACCGGCAAATGACAGGACTGGGGGTGATCAGTCATGAATGA
- a CDS encoding ABC-2 family transporter protein, with translation MKTLKYYSILWGAYMKVGLLTMIQYPADTIIWIISMLIREASGFIAVTTLVYLVGGLGNWSFYEVCLLFSMSAIIEAIGQTFFDCVWSIDHAIQKGDMDVFLIRPASPFIQLLGQVIHFQALLSMLVYFFIFIWASLHIGIKFQVREILMVIEYVICGTIINSGIYTIFNCLNFWIIQGDDIAILVQTCREFTKYPLHIFPQFINVFFTYLLPLGFVAYYPALYLLNKTTIPINILLPVVAAFVSIIGSTLWRRGIKGYNSTGT, from the coding sequence ATGAAAACACTTAAGTATTATAGTATATTGTGGGGGGCTTATATGAAAGTTGGCCTTTTAACAATGATACAGTATCCTGCAGATACAATCATATGGATTATCTCTATGCTGATTAGAGAAGCATCGGGTTTTATTGCAGTTACAACATTAGTATACCTTGTCGGAGGGCTTGGAAATTGGAGTTTTTATGAAGTATGCCTTCTATTTTCTATGTCCGCTATCATTGAAGCAATTGGACAGACTTTTTTTGATTGTGTGTGGTCAATTGATCATGCAATACAAAAAGGGGACATGGATGTATTTCTTATTCGTCCGGCCTCTCCATTCATTCAGCTACTAGGACAAGTGATCCATTTTCAGGCACTTTTAAGTATGCTTGTTTATTTTTTTATTTTCATATGGGCATCTTTGCATATAGGCATAAAATTTCAAGTACGAGAAATACTAATGGTAATAGAATATGTTATTTGTGGAACTATCATTAACTCAGGAATCTATACAATATTTAATTGTTTAAATTTTTGGATAATTCAAGGGGATGATATTGCAATTCTTGTTCAAACATGCAGAGAATTTACAAAATACCCCCTTCATATTTTTCCTCAATTTATTAATGTTTTTTTTACATACTTACTTCCATTAGGATTCGTGGCTTATTATCCGGCTTTATACCTTTTAAATAAGACAACAATTCCAATTAATATTCTCCTTCCCGTTGTGGCAGCATTCGTATCAATAATTGGATCTACATTATGGAGAAGAGGAATAAAAGGATATAACAGCACAGGAACGTAG
- a CDS encoding DUF5688 family protein yields MVYETFLETVKQSMKEKLGPEFTLLIQPITKNNGLILHGLCIGKADERAAPTIYLNHFYESYQKGRPFNAILDDIMVLYQNCPLPDALPIEEFLSQEQIMEKVIFRLINEPANRELLKEVPHITYPELELSIIFYISFQKDEDSLITALIHNRHLKAWNRSEEDIYLAAKSNTPRLFPARIRSLPEAIKDIIERSTEHEINEDAIEELFDASPLSPSMYVLSNSSGISGAGCLLYEGILKDFASCSGSDLIILPSSIHEVLIIPYNETISFDELAETVFSINQEEVPEEDRLSNHIYFYSRSSHKLTIAFTSSAPVGTKNP; encoded by the coding sequence ATGGTATACGAAACATTTCTGGAAACTGTCAAACAATCCATGAAAGAAAAGCTGGGGCCGGAATTCACCTTATTGATCCAACCCATCACCAAGAACAACGGGCTTATCCTTCATGGGCTTTGCATTGGGAAAGCGGACGAACGGGCAGCCCCCACCATCTATTTAAACCATTTCTATGAGTCATACCAAAAGGGCAGACCTTTTAATGCCATCCTGGATGACATCATGGTTCTTTACCAAAACTGCCCTCTGCCGGATGCCCTTCCCATTGAAGAATTCCTGTCACAGGAACAGATCATGGAAAAAGTTATCTTCCGCCTTATCAATGAGCCAGCCAACCGGGAACTGCTAAAAGAAGTCCCGCATATTACCTATCCGGAGCTGGAGCTTTCCATTATATTCTACATTTCCTTTCAAAAAGACGAAGACAGTCTCATTACCGCCCTCATCCACAACCGCCATCTAAAAGCCTGGAACCGGTCTGAAGAAGACATATACCTGGCTGCCAAATCAAATACTCCCCGTCTTTTTCCCGCCCGCATCCGTTCTCTTCCCGAAGCCATAAAAGATATTATAGAAAGGTCGACCGAGCACGAAATAAACGAAGATGCCATAGAAGAGCTCTTTGATGCTTCTCCCCTGTCTCCTTCCATGTACGTGTTGTCCAATTCCTCTGGAATAAGCGGGGCCGGCTGCCTGCTTTATGAAGGCATATTAAAAGACTTCGCATCATGCAGCGGCAGCGATTTGATCATACTGCCATCCAGCATTCACGAAGTCCTCATCATTCCATATAATGAAACTATTTCTTTTGACGAATTAGCAGAAACCGTTTTCTCCATTAACCAGGAAGAAGTACCGGAAGAAGACCGTCTGTCCAATCACATCTATTTCTATTCCAGAAGCAGCCATAAGCTGACCATTGCATTCACTTCTTCTGCCCCAGTCGGAACAAAGAATCCATGA
- a CDS encoding threonine/serine exporter family protein, whose amino-acid sequence MVVQTIGAFLAVISFSLVLELPKKHVVLAGGIGAASWLVYLLVHAAAGSVIAAAFLSSLLVALSSHIFARIFKAPVTVFLVAGILPSVPGASIYRSVSYVIANNPQLSSHYLVETLQISGAIAMAIFIMDSLFRLGQKK is encoded by the coding sequence ATGGTAGTACAGACGATTGGGGCTTTTCTGGCTGTAATCAGCTTTTCTCTGGTTTTGGAGCTTCCAAAGAAGCATGTGGTTTTAGCGGGAGGAATCGGCGCGGCCAGTTGGCTTGTCTATCTTTTGGTGCATGCCGCAGCCGGGTCTGTCATTGCTGCGGCCTTTTTATCCAGTCTGCTGGTGGCTTTATCCAGCCACATCTTTGCGCGGATTTTTAAAGCTCCGGTCACGGTGTTTCTGGTGGCAGGAATCCTGCCGTCGGTTCCAGGAGCGTCCATTTACCGGAGCGTATCATATGTGATTGCAAATAACCCGCAGCTTTCCAGCCATTATCTGGTGGAAACGCTTCAGATTTCGGGTGCCATAGCAATGGCTATTTTTATCATGGATTCTTTGTTCCGACTGGGGCAGAAGAAGTGA